The nucleotide sequence TTGGAGTGGGAAATAGTCTAAACCAAAAGGATTTTTGTCCTCAGCTCATTACTCTTTATAGTTTGCTTCCTCCACATAATACATTTGTACTGACCAGACAACCCAGATTTATAATCAAACACACATTGAGATTTATAAACAATGGTTTGAGTATGGGTACAGTGCTGTACACTGTTGACTACCAATGTCCAAACCtgttcttggagggccggtgtcctgtcctgtttagtttttattttaattaaatgtatccTGTACCAGTAAATCCAGGTTTTTATTAAACTTGTTGTTGGGACACATTACCAGCTTCTCTATTACAGCCTTGGTGTCCACtgactttcattttttttgtggTCGTGGTTTGGCTTTATTTGATAAGACAAAGATTGACAGGAAAGTAGCGTGGCAAAGAAAGGGGAGGGTAAATGACGAAAGACTTCGGGTCGGGAATTGAACTCGTGAGGCACAGTTGCACCACATGTTAATGTAATCATAAGGCTGTTGGTGCAAACTCTGTTGATTTGGAGTTGTGCATCAGTAAATCACTATTTGTGGTGACCACAGAAATTGCAAAGATATTCTCTTGATTACTACATTTTTCTATCAAAGCATTTTATTGGACTGGCCTGTAGGTCCATGTTTTGCATAAAACCAGTGTTCATAAGTTCCAAAAGTTAAGGTATTCatagaaatgtattaaatatactGCTTTTAGAGGCTTTTCTCTGTTTTTTCCCCTTaacatactttttaaaattgttttaagttcaatgcTAAGCAACAGCTGTCAAATCTCAGTATTGTGCCCATTAAAATGTCTGCAATCTTGTGATGTGAAGCTTGTCAGTAACTGGCTTTTTCTAGTACACACTGCTTCATCTGAAAGCAGCTGCTGgagatttagtttgtttaatattCTCCACCTAAATAAAGTCaaggtgatttatttttttatatatttttttaatttaatttaatttatttatttttttgtgaaatgtccACTTCAGGCCTTGATTGAGTTTTTTTGCTTGAAACACCTTTTTTGAAAGGTTTACTATTGGCTGTAAGCATGTGTGCCTTGAGCTTTAACTACCTGTTGTGCCTTGCGATTTTGCTGCTGACCACTGTCTGCGCAGTCAGAAAAAATCAGCTCAGAGCAAAGTCGgtcgtgtctttttcattctccaatcaaaagAAAGCAGAGGCATGATTTCCATTGAGGTGACACCATTGTTTGTACTGTCAAGacaacagagattttttttatgatggaGGAGAAATGTTTTGACTTTTCCACGGCTGTATGATTTCACAATTCTTGAATATcactatattattaaatattataattgggACAACATCATCAGCAACGCTAGCGCACGATATGCAGCTTATTCAGCTGTTGATTAGCGACTTAAGCAAACCTCACtacttttttcttgtcaacaaaataGGGCAATGCGGTGCACCTTGCATTCTGAAAATGCAAAAAGGTGTTTGATTTTATCGGTCTCTGAATCTGCAGAGCATTGATTAGGGCTGgctgatttggcctaaaattaaaatctccattaattgaacattttaactcgattatgatttttttaatttattttttttccctcatagttcactgacaggttttgtacagtaaatatgcacacatattacaggtgagagattttttttgaatgaagggtggattacttaaaataatttaagaaaacacacactatctactatctatgattatttattgaacatcaatgccTAAAACAAGCaacttggaaaaataaataacttgcactaaATAATATtctaaacagtgcatttcttgagtcttctgtaaacaaatattttattgtaattaataattttagtgtaatggaaaatatgccatctcaaggcgtctctggcgcagcttccaatcatcatcaatgtagtgcaaagtaaagcTCAAGTAtaggtccatcgtcctacttgaccagaggtTAGATGCGGCTGCAAACCCTTGACTCCACgcacggtagggaaagtaattgaaaaaattgacctggaaaaattaatctcgattacttttcaatgaatCTTCCAGTCCTAGCATCGATGCTTACAGACTgtgaaaaaactgcaaaaacgtgAGCCAAAGTTAGGTATATTCTAGCATGAAATTACTGATCTTATTTGCCTCTTGTCAATTCAAAAGGGAGCCATGACGCCTGGCCTGCCCATTTTCAGTCCTATGATGCCGTACGGGACAGGCCTCACACCACAGCCTGTGCAGAACACCAACAGCTTGTCCCTCCTGGAGGAGCAGCAGcggcaacagcagcagcagcaggcggCCTCACAGCAGCAGGGTGGGATGGTGGGAGGTTCAGGCCAGACGCCCCAGCTTTACCACTCGACACAGGCTGTCTCCACAACAACAGCTCTGCCAGGGAACACACCGCTTTATACCACACCCCTAACCCCTATGACTCCCATCACTCCTGCCACACCAGCCTCCGAGAGCTCTGGCATCGTCCCGCAGTTACAGTCAGTGTTCTTTCTAAATTAACAATCCCATCAGAAATGTTGATTTGCGGTtcagactaggcatgggccggtataagattctgatagtTTGATAACCGTGGATAAaacatcacagtttcacggtGTTGTGATTTCcgctctaaaataaattctttttaaatgtttggcaAACACAAAAGCTTTTTCttcttaatatattttattttgagaaacatttaaagtattttgtaacagtaaacatgtcagactaaataattcaaatgaatcattgaccttTACAATTtgaaatggcatctttggatattttttctgctggagatactgttgtcaacTCCAAAAAGCATAAACAAATCATACACATAGACACCTTAAAAACAGTATACCAGAAAAttctgactgttttaaaactttgacttttccaaatcatggtataccttgaaagtGGTTATCGTACCATGCCTAGTTCAGACAAACACATTAATTTTGTTGGCAATATTGGACTATCAtgttaaaagtatgtactttattTTAAGGAATATTGTGTCCACTGTAAACTTGGGGTGCAAACTTGATTTGAAGACGATTGCACTTCGAGCCAGAAATGCTGAATATAATCCAAAGGTAAGACTACTACTTTTTTGCATttgcctttgtttgtttgtttgcctggAGTTGTTAGTTAGCTGTTCATCACAAATGTTGTAGATCATAAGAGTCCTTTAATCCTAAGCTGTTGTAAAGGTctataaaaaaaatcagtgtgCACCTGGAATAATTGTTTAATGTCTCTCCTttcaaggtttttatttttttaaaggtatcCGGATTAGGCATTCATCACGTTTTACACCTAAATATTCTCACACTCAGCAGCcgctaaaatatttgtaaatatttcatgTTGCTTATGCCAAATTTTGGCTGTGCCATCCAAATGCTGTAGTAGCAATTGAATTATTTTGGTAGACTTGTGCTAATGTAGCCTTGATAGGAGACCTTTTGCATTCATATATGGCTATATATTATACCCAACATTAAAGgtaataaacaaatcataaaaaagTACACCCAATGACAGGTTATCACTTGTTGTACAGGTTTATTTGAATGGTTTAGGTTTGTGTTAGACAAACTTTAACTTGCATGCACTATTAACTCTTTCAGCGTTTTGCTGCCGTCATCATGAGAATACGAGAACCCAGAACAACAGCGCTCATCTTCAGCTCGGGGAAGATGGTGTGTACAGGAGCTAAAAGGTATGACTGCCACCTGCACACTTGCTGTTATGTCTTTCTACATTCTTGGTGAACAAAGAGCAGTATGTGAGTTTACCTTGTTTGTGTGAACTTCCTGCCAAAGTGAGGAACAGTCTCGATTGGCAGCCAGGAAATATGCCAGAGTGGTGCAGAAGTTGGGTTTCCCTGCCAAATTCTTAGACTTCAAAATCCAGAACATGGTGGGGAGCTGCGATGTCAAGTTTCCCATCCGATTAGAGGGCCTGGTGCTTACCCACCAGCAGTTTAGCAGGTTTGTCttttggtttttatttgtttgttgattatTGAAACTAATTTGAATTCTTTTTGCATGAGTTTTTCTAAACTGATTTGAATTTCCTCTTCAGACTATATCATTTTAGTTTGATTATTGTTTTGCTTACTCTGTAACCAATTTGTAAAACTACAATGTGCATCAATTGGGGGCACATGTTAAATCATCAGACAAAGtacttttgtttgattacatttctTGGTTTAATTTAGTTTTCAATCCTACATGGCAGGTTCTGTCACATCTGTAACTCTGTCAAATAGGATATatcctacactgttaaaaaaatttttattaaaaagttgATTAAACTTAAAGGAaaccagcttcaggacatttcactcaacttaaatcgagacagttgcagtacttgggttgaaagttgagtcaactcaaaaaagctctaGCAAATTGTCtcaattttgagttgagtcaacttattttacagtgtagaatctATTAATTGCTTTTAAACATGGAGAAACAAAGGAGAGACTCTGGTTTGGTGAATGTCAGTGATGCCGGTTTTGTAGCCATTCTTCATGCTAATGTTTCCAGAGGTCTGTGGATAATTTGCCTCACTGTTATTTGCAATCTGTAAGGAACATGTTGTATTGTAGACAAGAAATATCAGATTACTGGAGTATAGGAGTCAAAACTGCATCATCTGACTGTGACCTTCATAATGGACAATTTCGTAGCCTGCCCTGAACCTAGTATTGCTTTAATGTATTTTCAAGAAGTCACAAATCACTTTAAGGGGAAAAATTTAAACGACAATCCGGATTGTTTTAAAGGCATATTGTATAATGTCTTTCTTAAAATTCtggtgaaattaaaataaagttaagatGTAGcaatcagtatgttagttttgaGGATGTCCATAGGATTCTCTAAAACAGTGACACCATTCATGTTGTttactgatataaacatccaaagcttgcagtttgtcacttccaccacagtggactatttttatttttttacagtttctcatcagatcttgaccaatcaaatactttctagtatctgacatggcCCGCCCCCTTCTCCttagcttttcatttgatgtgtttGAGCTCCACCAacctcactggcagagctgtgattgaaaaccaaacgctattggctgtttttaaaaaggggaggggctactctatgtcccaccctctgtTCATGTTTCAGTTGCAATTTgtcaaattttgaataaaaactgCACAGTTAAAAAAGCTTTACAGAACTTTTAATGTAATGCAATTCGACTACTGGTGAccctgaataaaataaaactattattataaacatgctTTAGTCCCTCTCACTCTAAAGCGTTTTGTATGATTTATAGTaggccatttttttattttttattgtgattGGACAGTAGTTAGATGGCAAGCGAAGTTTGACAGGAAAGGGGGCACTGAATGGCGAAAGGTTCTCATACCAGGATTTGAACTTGGGATGTCCAAAGTGCAGTTATGCTTCATGTCACTGGAGACAgaacatgttttaaatgttacCAGTATTAGAAGAGAAAAGTAaattagcttgtttttaataGCCTGATATAACCCGCAGCTTTATGATctttaaaaaaagtgacatttctagaaaaataagtgtttgcTTCACTATTATACTGGGGTAtatcctgtgtgtgtttgttatttcTCGGTGAGCACCATTTTGACTGTAGAAATTGCAGTCTGACTGATAAATGTGATCTAAATCCTAATATACTGCTGATATTTCCTCCCCAGCTATGAACCGGAGTTATTTCCAGGATTAATCTACAGAATGATCAAACCCAGAATCGTTCTTTTAATATTTGTTTCAGGCAAAGTCGTACTCACAGGTGAGGTCATTGTTGCATTTGAAATGGCAATCAGTACCTTTCGATAGTAGTGTAAGATTTATGAACATTGTCCTTTGTTTCCAGGTGCCAAGGTTAGAGGGGAAATCTATGAAGCGTTTGAGAATATTTACCCCATCTTAAAAGGATTCAGGAAGACCTCGTAATCTCTTCTGTTATCGCTGGTCAGTTCCTTGCTGAGACCATCGGTATGTCTGGGTTGACCTACGCAGTTTCGATTAATTTTGTAAGTCTGTAAATATGAAGGACCTCTTTATCTCTGCTCAGAAACTGAACAATTGAGGataagaaatgtttttattttacctttttaagaatgtttttcacctgccATTTGGTTTTCAAAATACTGTTTTATCCATGTCTGAACATTTTAATGTTTGGGATTCTTTTATGGTTTTATcatgtaaaaatgttcataatttCATACTTTTACACATTCCCTTTATTAGCAggttttatgtgatatttcatTACTGATTGTCTGTGTTGAACGTCAGTGAGAGCCCATGTTGTGCAGTGTGAGAGATCTTTTGTTTGGAGAAGTGCATTGAGGTTATTTTTCAACGAAGCTTTGATCCTTCGGTTGTTGAAACGATCACGTGGATTTGATCTTTTAAGTTACAGTTTTAAGATAAGTAACCGTTGGCAAATCTAACAGTTCAATTGGCATTTCGTTGTATGATGTACTGTAGGTCTCCAAATAGCCCCATGTAAAGCACTGACATTAATTTAAGCCTTTGGTCTATGTAACTAAATTTACTTTGCTACGTTGAACGCAAATAAATATGTTTGCCAAGTTCTGCCTACATATTGTCTACATGGTTTGATTCTTGTATGGTACTGAATAACAATCCTAGAAGTCCAGGATGTGTCTATTACAGTTTTCAACAGAAAATACCTTTTGTGGGTGAAGAATAGGCCatgtaaaaaatgtacatttgtataTAAATTTAGAAGTACACCGATTAAACGAACTCAATCTTGCACAATATAAATTCTGAGGGAAAATTTATGGTAATGTTGCTTAAGAGGTTACAAgttctatttcaagagttcccacttataTATGCTTAacgtttatagcaggtttggcatgctctcccgggagagaaccctgagctcagaaatacttgagcccaaggctcccacccagtcaataagcatataaggagatccgagatcagggaGGTCTCGAGAGCTACCCCTTGGAAAAGGGagtaaaaggaggagatggggtggaaggggggattcttccaaaacaaagagCAATAGGTAGAAAAcgatccatttattgtaaactaggatcaacctgattggattattactgaataCAGAAgagcagccagtcgtgctcaatctcaaaattagtttatgaaacttcacttaatgcaaTACTCGAAAGGAAACTATGTAAACATATATTTAGAGTCAGCAGTCATTATTTTCCTCAAAAATCAATGTGCTGATTCAGCTGTATTggttgaaataatatttttttaattcattaaattttttaGAATTTATTGGTGAATGAAATATTCTAAAGAATTATTGTAACaatgtaaatgttttactgtaatttgATCAATTGAATGCATCTCAGAGAAAATCAGGTTGAACAAAGTCTTAACCCAAATTTTTGATTGGCGCTAAACCAAAATCTGTGGAAATTCTTCATGACGATGGATATTTTAATGCAAGTTTAAGACCTAAACTACGAAGGAATCAATCATTTTGATTCACCATATATCTTTAATACAAAGTCTGTGTAAATGAATAGTTCTACTTCGCTTGATCTCCTGAAAAGTCTTGTTTCCAGATGAACTCCAGGGAATATTTGTTGCCTTGATCGCAGCTGTCAGCACAGGTGTAGATGGCCACCATCCCCCAGTCTATGCTGGCATCTGTACTGTCCACTTTCAGGTGATTAAGTAACTGGGGCATTATCTGAAATGGACACAGTGACACTTTAAATTGTGTAATGCTTTATTCTAATGTTTAATTTGAtatgggtctggatgcagacctgatgcagttgcaatctgagctgcatgcaatgctttttaatgcccatTCCTAACCCTACCCCTTCCAGTGAAACTTGCTTCATTGagcgcattgtgtctgacattacatgcaatctcagcttgctgCATCCAGATAGTATTGAATAATTCTGCACTAAGTTTAAGATATCTCAAGCGGTTTGGAGGCctgaacaaaaatatttaaaacaggtgTCAAACTTGTTGCCTCTGTTGACTACACCACTAAATGTGGTCATGTCATCCATACATGTAATTAATGTCTAGGCATGTACAAGATTACACTTgacaaccaacaacaacaacagaggactACATTACAAGGTGACCTTTACTGGTTTGGcatgtaaaagaaaaacaaatcaatttaGTCCAATAGACAGACCTGCATATTTTAAAACAAGGGACATATTTACACAAAGGTTGGcttcattttcaaaaatattttcgaAGTCTCTTAAGCtaaacaaaaatgacttttgttatAGATTATggatataacattttataaaatgactcctattttaaaacattttatattccTGTGACTTCAAAGCTGACCTTACAGCTTCCATTTGTCTTTAGTGTTACACaatcctttaaaaaaatctaatttgctgtccaagaaacatttatttgtaaaactgTAACATGTTTTTGTAGACACCAGTTGAAAacaacattcttaaaaaaaaataaaataaatctagacTCCTCAGTTTCTCattgaatgaaaagaaaaagctAGCTTAACATCTGTTTTGCATCACCTGGAATTCAAAGAGCCGTTTTGCGCCACATGTACACGCTGGAACTTCCTCTTCATGTGGCACATGTTCAGCTGTCACCCAAAGAGGAGATCCCCCTCTACAATACCGCAAaaccttaaaaacacacacaaatcagcACATAGCTATTAATGCATATGGGGAAAAGCAATGCATCGCATTTCCATGGCTGAGACTGTGTTACTAACCTGTTGTGGCTCATTAGCAATGCGCTGCTTGAACTTCTGAAAGACTTTGGAGTCTAATGTTTCATGAAGTGCCATACTCTCCAGCTCGCTGTCCTCCAAACCTGATTAAGTCAATACTCTGAATGACAAATACTTGACAAGAAATATCAACCACCTGAAACTGTTCTGTAAACAATACCGCTATTTAAAGATGCAATGCTCTCCTGATCCAGACTGGGGGATTCCTGGAGTTCATCTTTAGCTGGAAGCTCCTCGGGTTCGGTGACCAGCTCCCACTCAGGAAACAGAAATGAATTAAACTCCCCTAAAGTTTGAGAAGCTGTAGATACAAAGACATCACACGTATAgattacaccagtgtttcccaaccctgttcctggaggcacaccaacagtacatattttggatgtctccattttctgacccaataacttcaggtgttggagtcttttctgatgttataagttgatttaggtgtgtttgattagggagaggttgaaaatgtgtactgttggtgtgccttcaggaacagggttgggaaacactggattacactccactttttttttatttgaataaggCTTATTTTATGACTtcccctaaagttaaacagtaaagttttacaatttttaaatccTTTCAGCCAAGCTCTgaatctggcaggagcacttttagcatagcataaatcattgaatcagattagactattagaatcttgctcaaaaaatagaaatatttttgtcATTGAGCCTACTGCAGCTATGGCACAACAGcgaagttccttgattattactccACAATGAGAGTAGATCTGAGCCATATCAGCTTGAAAACTAGCCACTATTTATTTTCTGCCAGTCTTGGTACACAACATAACTACggaaaaataaagctttaaataggaaaattatcaaaaaaagattaaaaaaaaatatttttttttttggagcgagatgctaatggtctaatccgattcaatgatctatgctaagctaagctaaaagtgctcctgccagacctggagatcagctgaatggatttaaaactcaacagtttaactctaggggagttgtaaactGAGCCCATTTCCAAAAAGAGTGGAGAGTTCCTTTAAAGTATCAAACATTAAAAGTAATTGATGAAGCATTCTAGACTCACCCTCAGCTGAGCACTCTTTCTTGTGTCTGTGTTTCCAGTCTGTGGTCTGATGCTCTTTACAGCAGTATGTGACAGAGTGACATCGAGAGCAGGCTTTCTGTCCCAGACAACCACACAGCCTGCACAGTTTGAGTCCAGAACACAAAACCTGAGCATCATGTACTGGCTGTTCTGGCTTCTCGTCAGGAGGAGGATTAAAAGGGTAAAACTCATTTTTCCTCGGTAATTGACTTCTGAACACTGAAAATGGGAATAGTACAGAATAGAAAGGAGAGAGACGATGCCCATATTCAAGATCTTGTCATCTCATGTTGTTGCAAATTCATATGACTTTCTTTCTGCTTTGGAACAAAAGAAATACTTCAAAGAATGTTGGTAAACAAATAGTTCTGAATCCAATTAACTTCCTATAATGGAAATAACGGTTATCTGTTTACATAAGATTTCAGGAAAGGACCTAATATTAACCATAATAgtattaaaaagtcaaataaattatatatatatatatatatatatatatatatatatatatatatatatataattttgtttaagctaatagaaataagactttctacataaatataataggaaatgctgtgaaaatgtcttgctatgttaaacataaCATGGAAAATATTACTAAACTTATTTAAATTTCACCATAAAgctaaaacaatattattatagcTAATATTTGTACACATTACATTTCGTTCAACATCAACTTAATGAACACTAAAGTTAGTAACACAACATATATGTGTACTATCGGTTTCACAGAACAAATAAAGTCATACTAAGTTTGGAACGACACGAAGGTCAGGAAACTGGTCAGCTTTAATATTTAGCTGACCATATCGCTTTAATACATCTTAATAAAAatactacacacacatacaggaatAACTACAATAGTTATTTTGACAGTTTATTACCTTTAAAACACTTGCTGTCGTTTCGAGTATAGCAGGTTGGTGTCTTGCAGCAGAACACAAACAGTGTCCTGTGAAAACATCGATCATATTCAGTGACTGGCGCGTAAACCTGCAGAAGAAACACCGCTGGCAGTTTACACTCCTCGCACTGCAACTCAGACACGGCTGGTAAATCCGCCTGGCTCAACCACGCTGGTCGCCCGCCGACTTTACTTGGAAACTG is from Danio aesculapii chromosome 13, fDanAes4.1, whole genome shotgun sequence and encodes:
- the tbp gene encoding TATA-box-binding protein, giving the protein MEQNNSLPPFAQGLASPQGAMTPGLPIFSPMMPYGTGLTPQPVQNTNSLSLLEEQQRQQQQQQAASQQQGGMVGGSGQTPQLYHSTQAVSTTTALPGNTPLYTTPLTPMTPITPATPASESSGIVPQLQNIVSTVNLGCKLDLKTIALRARNAEYNPKRFAAVIMRIREPRTTALIFSSGKMVCTGAKSEEQSRLAARKYARVVQKLGFPAKFLDFKIQNMVGSCDVKFPIRLEGLVLTHQQFSSYEPELFPGLIYRMIKPRIVLLIFVSGKVVLTGAKVRGEIYEAFENIYPILKGFRKTS
- the pdcd2 gene encoding programmed cell death protein 2, which translates into the protein MAANTVKESKTNGEVVLGFLEEAESWQLLSNQFPSKVGGRPAWLSQADLPAVSELQCEECKLPAVFLLQVYAPVTEYDRCFHRTLFVFCCKTPTCYTRNDSKCFKVFRSQLPRKNEFYPFNPPPDEKPEQPVHDAQVLCSGLKLCRLCGCLGQKACSRCHSVTYCCKEHQTTDWKHRHKKECSAEASQTLGEFNSFLFPEWELVTEPEELPAKDELQESPSLDQESIASLNSGLEDSELESMALHETLDSKVFQKFKQRIANEPQQVLRYCRGGSPLWVTAEHVPHEEEVPACTCGAKRLFEFQIMPQLLNHLKVDSTDASIDWGMVAIYTCADSCDQGNKYSLEFIWKQDFSGDQAK